In one Gemmatimonas aurantiaca genomic region, the following are encoded:
- a CDS encoding enoyl-CoA hydratase-related protein, which translates to MSYQFLQFDVADRIATITVNRPDKLNALNDATIAELGRAIDEANAREDVGAVLLTGAGRSFVAGADISELESQSPLEALKRARAGQAIFRRFETSPKPTVAAINGFALGGGCELAMSCHIRIASEKAKLGQPEVKLGIVPGYGGTQRLPRLVGRGPALRLLLTGEMIDAAEAWRLGLVDQVVAPDALMDTTRALLQSMLANAPLALAGCIEALNRGLDVDLEEGCTIESDFFGLLSATSDMREGMKAFLEKRAPVFTGR; encoded by the coding sequence ATGTCCTACCAGTTCCTGCAGTTCGATGTCGCCGACCGGATCGCGACGATCACGGTCAATCGCCCCGACAAGCTCAACGCCCTGAACGACGCGACCATCGCGGAACTCGGGCGGGCCATCGACGAAGCGAACGCCCGGGAAGACGTGGGTGCGGTGCTGCTCACCGGCGCCGGTCGCTCGTTCGTGGCGGGGGCCGATATCTCGGAGCTGGAGAGCCAGTCGCCGCTGGAAGCCCTCAAGCGGGCCCGCGCCGGACAGGCCATTTTCCGTCGATTCGAAACCAGCCCCAAGCCCACCGTGGCCGCCATCAATGGTTTTGCGCTTGGAGGGGGGTGTGAACTCGCGATGTCGTGCCACATCCGCATCGCGAGCGAAAAAGCCAAACTGGGTCAGCCGGAAGTGAAGCTCGGCATCGTGCCGGGGTATGGTGGCACCCAGCGTCTGCCGCGCCTCGTGGGTCGTGGCCCGGCCCTGCGCCTGTTGCTCACCGGCGAGATGATCGACGCCGCGGAAGCCTGGCGCCTCGGGCTCGTGGACCAGGTGGTGGCGCCGGATGCCCTGATGGACACCACACGCGCACTGCTGCAGTCCATGCTCGCCAACGCCCCGCTGGCTCTCGCGGGCTGCATCGAAGCGCTCAACCGCGGTCTCGATGTCGATCTCGAAGAAGGCTGCACCATCGAGTCGGACTTTTTCGGACTGCTGTCGGCCACCAGCGACATGCGCGAAGGCATGAAGGCGTTTCTCGAGAAGCGCGCGCCGGTTTTCACCGGCCGCTGA
- the mtnA gene encoding S-methyl-5-thioribose-1-phosphate isomerase yields MLPIPAVGWSPDQRALRILDQRLLPGAEVVRDLVTLDEIVEAIRSLAVRGAPAIGVAAAIGLVVALEADGDGQDARAGALLGGYARRLQHARPTAVNLAWAIDRMVRAAHRAGPGEAGSLLQTLRTEAESIRAEDVAMCEAIGEHGLPIVPDGARVLTHCNAGALATAGIGTALAPLYTAHARGRTLTVYADETRPLRQGARLTAWELARAGISVSVLPDGAAASLLAQGLVDLVIVGADRIAANGDVANKIGTYGVALAAAAHGVPLYVAAPRSTIDPHTATGADIVIEYRDAEELGELPVGVPAWNPAFDVTPRALVRGYLTDRGFLEPPFLPLH; encoded by the coding sequence GTGCTTCCCATCCCCGCCGTCGGCTGGTCCCCCGACCAGCGCGCTCTGCGCATTCTGGATCAGCGTCTGCTGCCAGGTGCGGAGGTGGTGCGCGATCTCGTCACGCTCGATGAGATCGTGGAGGCCATCCGCTCGCTGGCGGTGCGGGGCGCGCCGGCCATCGGGGTGGCGGCGGCGATCGGTCTGGTGGTCGCACTGGAAGCCGACGGCGACGGGCAGGATGCCCGGGCGGGCGCGCTGCTGGGCGGATATGCACGGCGGTTGCAGCACGCACGCCCCACGGCGGTGAATCTTGCGTGGGCGATCGATCGCATGGTGCGGGCGGCGCACAGAGCAGGGCCAGGTGAGGCCGGCTCGCTTCTGCAGACCTTGCGCACCGAAGCGGAGTCCATTCGTGCGGAGGATGTGGCCATGTGCGAGGCCATCGGGGAGCATGGTCTGCCCATCGTGCCCGATGGCGCGCGCGTGCTCACGCATTGCAACGCCGGTGCGCTCGCGACCGCGGGGATCGGCACCGCGCTGGCTCCGCTGTACACGGCGCATGCGCGTGGACGCACACTCACCGTCTATGCCGATGAGACCCGGCCGCTGCGTCAGGGCGCGCGCCTCACCGCCTGGGAACTGGCCCGCGCAGGGATATCGGTGTCGGTATTGCCCGATGGCGCGGCCGCCTCGCTGCTGGCCCAGGGGTTGGTCGATCTCGTGATCGTGGGAGCGGACCGGATCGCGGCCAACGGTGATGTGGCCAACAAGATCGGTACGTATGGCGTCGCGCTGGCGGCCGCCGCGCACGGGGTGCCGTTGTATGTGGCCGCACCACGCAGCACCATCGATCCGCACACGGCCACCGGTGCCGATATCGTCATCGAATATCGCGACGCCGAGGAACTCGGCGAACTGCCCGTCGGTGTGCCGGCGTGGAATCCCGCTTTCGATGTCACGCCCCGCGCGCTGGTGCGGGGGTATCTCACCGATCGGGGGTTTCTCGAACCACCGTTCCTGCCCCTTCATTGA
- the glpK gene encoding glycerol kinase GlpK, translating to MTCVLAIDQGTTGTTCLVIAHDGRVIGRAYREITQHYPAPGWVEHDAHEILERTLDAAREAMADARQATGLVPAAIGITNQRETIVLWERSTGRAVHRAIVWQDRRTAERCASLASHAPMIAERTGLVTDPYFSATKLEWLLAQGDNAARARRGELAAGTIDSWLVWHLSGGMAHVTDHTNASRTMLYDLATRTWSPELCALFGIPASVLPRIVPSSGEAARSTVATIGVALPISGIAGDQQAALFGQGGWNAGDGKNTYGTGAFLLLNTGDRRPASGSGLLTTIACDAAGAPVYALEASIFIAGAAVQWLRDGLGIITQSAETEALAASLASNDGVYFVPALVGLGAPDWEPQARGTIVGLTRGTTRAHLARAALEAMAYATRDVLGDMRRQGQVEFDRLRVDGGASANDWLLQFQADVLGVPVERPDMVETTALGAAGLAGLAAGVWPDGETFLASRHFTRFVPTPHGTVSAASAYAGWRRAIRAALGWARDSDQG from the coding sequence ATGACCTGCGTGCTGGCCATCGATCAGGGAACGACCGGAACCACCTGCCTCGTCATCGCCCACGATGGGCGCGTGATCGGACGCGCCTATCGCGAAATCACGCAACACTATCCCGCACCCGGCTGGGTGGAGCACGACGCGCACGAGATTCTCGAGCGCACGCTCGATGCGGCGCGGGAAGCGATGGCCGATGCCCGGCAGGCAACGGGGCTGGTGCCGGCGGCGATCGGGATCACCAATCAGCGCGAGACCATCGTCCTGTGGGAGCGATCGACCGGACGCGCGGTGCATCGGGCCATCGTGTGGCAGGATCGCCGCACGGCGGAGCGGTGCGCGTCCCTCGCGTCACATGCACCGATGATCGCCGAACGCACCGGTCTGGTCACCGATCCCTACTTCAGTGCCACGAAACTGGAGTGGCTGCTGGCACAGGGCGACAACGCGGCACGCGCGCGGCGCGGAGAACTGGCGGCCGGTACGATCGACAGCTGGCTCGTGTGGCATCTCTCCGGCGGCATGGCCCATGTCACCGACCACACGAACGCCTCCCGCACGATGCTCTACGATCTCGCGACACGCACGTGGTCGCCCGAGTTGTGCGCGCTGTTCGGCATTCCGGCCTCGGTGCTGCCACGCATCGTGCCGTCGAGTGGGGAAGCGGCGCGATCCACCGTGGCCACGATCGGCGTGGCCTTGCCGATCAGCGGTATCGCCGGTGATCAGCAGGCGGCGCTGTTCGGTCAGGGCGGATGGAATGCCGGTGACGGCAAGAACACGTATGGCACCGGCGCGTTCCTGCTGCTGAACACGGGCGATCGGCGGCCCGCATCGGGCAGCGGACTGCTCACGACCATCGCCTGCGATGCCGCCGGTGCGCCGGTCTACGCGCTGGAGGCGTCGATTTTCATCGCCGGTGCGGCGGTGCAATGGTTGCGGGACGGGCTGGGGATCATCACGCAGAGTGCGGAAACCGAAGCCCTGGCCGCATCGCTCGCGTCCAACGATGGGGTGTATTTCGTGCCGGCTCTGGTGGGACTCGGTGCGCCCGACTGGGAGCCCCAGGCCCGCGGGACGATCGTCGGGCTCACGCGCGGCACCACGCGGGCGCATCTGGCCCGCGCCGCGCTCGAGGCCATGGCGTATGCGACCCGCGACGTGCTGGGCGACATGCGGCGGCAGGGACAGGTGGAGTTCGACCGGCTGCGGGTGGACGGTGGGGCCAGCGCCAACGACTGGCTGCTGCAGTTCCAGGCCGATGTGCTGGGCGTCCCCGTCGAGCGGCCCGATATGGTGGAGACGACGGCGCTCGGCGCGGCGGGACTGGCCGGACTGGCCGCCGGTGTCTGGCCTGATGGTGAAACGTTTCTCGCGAGTCGTCACTTCACCCGGTTCGTTCCCACCCCGCACGGAACGGTATCGGCGGCTTCGGCGTACGCAGGGTGGCGTCGCGCGATCCGGGCGGCGCTGGGGTGGGCCCGCGACAGCGATCAGGGATAA
- a CDS encoding cytochrome c maturation protein CcmE has translation MKARNKFLLGGVLVLGTAGYLMATSIDETATYYLTPSELAGKVAANPRFVQNGVKVGARVVSGTIVRDPGGRELTFRMTDGAHTYDVHYRGVAPDTFTDGVDVVVEGRLDASGTFQATTLLAKCASRYENAPEKYQQTPGYQQGTAATPSA, from the coding sequence GTGAAAGCTCGCAACAAGTTCCTGCTCGGCGGCGTGCTGGTGCTCGGCACCGCCGGATACCTGATGGCCACCTCGATCGATGAGACGGCCACCTACTACCTGACGCCGTCGGAACTCGCCGGCAAGGTGGCGGCCAATCCGCGCTTCGTGCAGAACGGCGTGAAGGTGGGGGCGCGTGTGGTGAGCGGAACCATCGTCCGCGACCCGGGCGGACGGGAACTCACCTTCAGGATGACCGACGGCGCGCACACGTACGACGTGCACTACCGCGGTGTGGCACCCGACACCTTCACCGACGGTGTGGACGTGGTGGTGGAGGGACGCCTCGATGCCAGTGGCACGTTCCAGGCGACCACCCTGCTCGCCAAGTGCGCGTCGCGGTATGAAAATGCTCCCGAGAAGTACCAGCAGACGCCCGGCTACCAGCAGGGCACCGCAGCCACCCCCAGCGCGTAA
- a CDS encoding cytochrome c-type biogenesis CcmF C-terminal domain-containing protein, which yields MILVGELSLWVALLMAAWTTTVSFSGGLQGRADLVKSGERAMYATFGFTLLASIGLWTALFTHDFSIKFVASYTSANLPKVYTFTAFWAGQAGSLLFWALVLTGYSAVAVFTNRRSNRAMMPYVTGTLGVVSLFFLMTMAFGANPFERLDWVPPDGRGMNPQLQNPGMAAHPPMLYLGYIATAIPFAFAIGALVTRQLDAQWLGAVRRWALVSWFFLTIGIVMGMWWAYVELGWSGYWAWDAVENSSFLPWLTVTAFLHSIMIQEKRGMLRKWNVTLVVLSFLLTILGTFITRSGIIESVHAFAQSPVGNWFFGFLVVATALTAWLVSTRLNDLQAKAELESMVSREAAFLYNNLVLVGICFATLWGTIFPILSEWVKGDKITVGPPFFNAVNGPLGLLLLALTGIGPLIAWRRASVTNLKRQFTWPVAFGVTVFVALLALGMRDPYALISYLLAGFVFGTIIQEFVKGIGARQRMYGEGLVPASLRLIARNRRRYGGYIVHFGVVVLFCAFAGLMFKKDLTATIKTGESIKATDAYGHEWEFVSQGISAYDQLNRQVVAVAFDVTRDGKRMGILSSEKRQHVNSLGEPTFEPSTEVGILESPKQDVYLVFTGAVDKDTAAVHIHFNPLVWWVWFGGLIMAFGGLIVMWPQAQRAERESGYVAEIPMERDRLATAGTGVGAGA from the coding sequence ATGATTCTCGTCGGTGAATTGTCGCTCTGGGTCGCCTTGTTGATGGCGGCCTGGACGACGACGGTTTCCTTCTCGGGCGGACTGCAAGGCCGCGCCGATCTCGTGAAGAGCGGTGAACGGGCGATGTATGCCACGTTCGGCTTCACCCTTCTGGCTTCCATCGGGCTGTGGACGGCGCTGTTCACGCACGATTTTTCCATCAAGTTCGTCGCCTCGTACACGAGCGCGAATCTGCCCAAGGTCTACACCTTCACGGCGTTCTGGGCCGGGCAGGCGGGATCGCTGCTCTTCTGGGCCCTGGTGCTGACCGGGTATTCGGCGGTGGCGGTCTTCACGAACCGGCGCAGCAATCGGGCGATGATGCCGTATGTGACCGGCACCTTGGGCGTGGTGTCGCTGTTCTTTCTCATGACGATGGCGTTCGGGGCCAATCCCTTCGAACGGCTCGACTGGGTGCCGCCCGATGGCCGCGGCATGAATCCGCAGTTGCAGAACCCCGGCATGGCGGCCCATCCGCCCATGCTCTACCTGGGGTATATCGCGACCGCCATTCCCTTCGCCTTCGCCATCGGCGCCCTCGTCACACGTCAGCTGGATGCCCAGTGGTTGGGAGCGGTGCGTCGCTGGGCGCTGGTGTCGTGGTTCTTCCTCACGATCGGCATCGTGATGGGTATGTGGTGGGCGTACGTGGAACTGGGCTGGTCGGGCTACTGGGCTTGGGATGCGGTGGAGAATTCGTCCTTCCTGCCCTGGCTCACGGTGACGGCGTTCCTGCACAGCATCATGATCCAGGAAAAGCGCGGCATGCTGCGCAAGTGGAACGTGACGCTGGTGGTGCTGTCGTTCCTGCTCACCATTCTGGGCACGTTCATCACGCGGTCGGGCATCATCGAGAGCGTGCACGCGTTCGCACAGTCGCCGGTGGGCAACTGGTTCTTCGGGTTCCTGGTGGTGGCCACGGCACTCACGGCCTGGCTGGTGAGCACGCGCCTCAACGATCTGCAGGCCAAGGCGGAACTCGAGAGCATGGTCAGTCGCGAGGCCGCATTCCTGTACAACAATCTCGTGCTCGTGGGCATCTGCTTCGCCACGCTGTGGGGAACGATCTTCCCCATCCTCAGCGAATGGGTGAAGGGCGACAAGATCACGGTGGGTCCGCCGTTCTTCAACGCGGTGAACGGCCCGCTCGGCCTGCTGCTGCTCGCGCTCACCGGCATCGGTCCGCTCATCGCGTGGCGTCGCGCTTCGGTGACCAACCTGAAGCGGCAGTTCACGTGGCCCGTGGCGTTCGGCGTCACGGTGTTCGTGGCGCTGCTCGCGCTCGGCATGCGTGATCCGTATGCGCTCATCTCGTATCTGCTGGCCGGGTTCGTCTTCGGCACGATCATCCAGGAATTCGTGAAGGGCATCGGCGCCCGCCAGCGCATGTACGGTGAAGGGCTGGTGCCGGCTTCCCTGCGTCTGATCGCCCGCAATCGCCGGCGGTACGGCGGGTACATCGTGCACTTCGGCGTGGTGGTGCTGTTCTGCGCCTTCGCCGGTCTGATGTTCAAGAAGGACCTTACGGCCACCATCAAGACGGGCGAGTCGATCAAGGCCACCGATGCCTATGGACACGAGTGGGAATTCGTGAGTCAGGGGATTTCGGCATACGATCAGCTGAATCGTCAGGTCGTGGCGGTGGCGTTCGATGTCACGCGCGACGGCAAGCGCATGGGGATTCTCTCCAGTGAGAAGCGTCAGCATGTGAACTCGCTGGGAGAACCCACGTTCGAGCCGTCCACCGAAGTGGGCATTCTCGAGTCGCCGAAGCAGGACGTCTACCTCGTCTTCACCGGAGCCGTGGACAAGGACACCGCGGCGGTGCACATCCACTTCAATCCACTCGTCTGGTGGGTGTGGTTCGGTGGACTCATCATGGCGTTCGGCGGACTCATCGTGATGTGGCCGCAGGCCCAGCGCGCCGAACGGGAGAGTGGTTACGTGGCGGAGATCCCGATGGAACGGGATCGCCTGGCGACTGCGGGCACGGGTGTGGGAGCGGGCGCATGA
- a CDS encoding cytochrome c-type biogenesis protein CcmH encodes MKGDQHRPADLSAPTSRRLFLVRSSGVVAGMTSALAISAGPARALQATQAAQAEMSTDAYRPVVRPPKPNATPSMDVKQVDAFERQLACPCPCTLDVYMCRTTMFSCGISPRVHGDVQRLVDGGYTADEIMAAMMETYGDFILMAPRKQGFNLLAWFAPFGAIALGAIAIGALLRRWRLNAVQADARVASRAAANGVAIADAEDLGATPEELARLQAALREER; translated from the coding sequence ATGAAGGGCGATCAACATCGTCCGGCCGATCTGTCCGCTCCGACTTCACGTCGTCTGTTTCTCGTGCGTTCGTCCGGCGTGGTGGCGGGCATGACGTCGGCCCTCGCGATATCCGCCGGACCGGCGCGTGCGTTGCAGGCGACGCAGGCCGCCCAGGCGGAGATGTCCACGGATGCCTACCGTCCGGTGGTGCGTCCGCCCAAGCCGAACGCCACGCCGTCGATGGACGTGAAGCAGGTCGATGCGTTCGAGCGTCAACTGGCCTGTCCGTGCCCGTGTACGCTCGATGTGTACATGTGCCGCACCACCATGTTCTCGTGCGGCATCTCCCCGCGGGTGCATGGGGACGTGCAGCGGCTCGTCGACGGCGGGTACACGGCCGACGAGATCATGGCGGCGATGATGGAGACGTACGGCGATTTCATCCTCATGGCGCCGCGCAAGCAGGGATTCAATCTGCTGGCCTGGTTCGCACCGTTCGGCGCGATCGCGTTGGGCGCGATCGCCATCGGGGCGTTGCTGCGCCGCTGGCGTCTCAACGCCGTGCAGGCGGACGCGCGCGTGGCGTCACGGGCGGCGGCGAACGGTGTGGCGATTGCTGATGCAGAGGACCTTGGCGCCACACCCGAAGAGTTGGCGCGACTACAGGCGGCTCTCCGGGAGGAACGGTGA
- a CDS encoding zinc ribbon domain-containing protein: MALPEGALPLVVGTALALGALTLVLAPLVSGLTDTDATRRPKPSGADAGTDDGKSSSVDALREIEFDRATGKLSDTDYAELKTRYTRLALEELRANDAAEAISSRVTTDGRLVHAMSSASVDPSDPVEAAIVRARANQRSCSVCGPRSEPDAIYCSDCGRYLPGTCGTCGSTVDAPGARFCSGCGNALAA; encoded by the coding sequence ATGGCGTTGCCCGAAGGAGCATTGCCGCTGGTCGTGGGAACGGCGTTGGCGCTCGGAGCGCTCACGCTGGTATTGGCGCCGCTGGTTTCCGGCCTGACGGACACCGATGCCACGCGTCGACCGAAACCATCCGGAGCGGATGCCGGAACCGATGACGGAAAGTCGTCGTCGGTGGATGCGTTGCGCGAGATCGAATTCGACCGCGCCACGGGGAAGCTGAGCGACACGGATTACGCCGAGCTCAAGACACGATACACTCGTCTGGCCCTCGAGGAACTCCGTGCGAATGACGCGGCGGAAGCAATATCGTCGCGCGTGACGACCGATGGACGCCTCGTGCACGCGATGTCGTCGGCATCGGTCGACCCTTCCGATCCCGTTGAAGCGGCCATTGTGCGGGCTCGGGCCAACCAAAGGAGCTGCAGCGTATGCGGACCTCGAAGCGAGCCGGATGCGATCTACTGTTCGGACTGCGGACGGTATCTCCCGGGAACGTGCGGCACATGTGGGTCGACCGTGGACGCGCCGGGCGCACGCTTCTGCAGCGGTTGCGGCAACGCGTTGGCGGCGTAA
- a CDS encoding ABC transporter ATP-binding protein, which produces MRDRPPGMIEITSLSKQYGSFTAVRSLDLVVPAGELFGFLGPNGAGKTTTMRMIAGILQPTGGSIRIAGNDLRADPIAAKRALGFIPDRPFIYEKLTGIEFLRFSAGLYGEQGPDVERRGEELLALFDLEPWRNELVESYSHGMRQKLIIASAFVHRPKVIVVDEPMVGLDPKSSKILKDLFREYTRRGHTVMMSTHTLEIAEGMCDRIGIMQRGELVACGTMHELQQASGRDDALEDIFLRLTGDGAARDLVDVLDA; this is translated from the coding sequence ATGCGTGATCGTCCTCCGGGCATGATCGAGATCACGTCGCTCAGCAAGCAGTACGGCTCCTTCACCGCCGTGCGCTCCCTCGACCTGGTGGTGCCCGCCGGAGAGCTCTTCGGCTTTCTCGGCCCCAACGGAGCCGGCAAGACCACCACCATGCGGATGATTGCCGGCATCCTGCAGCCCACCGGCGGCTCCATCCGTATCGCCGGCAACGACCTGCGCGCCGATCCCATTGCCGCCAAACGCGCCCTCGGGTTCATCCCCGACCGGCCGTTCATCTACGAAAAACTCACCGGCATCGAGTTCCTGCGTTTCTCCGCGGGACTCTATGGCGAGCAGGGGCCGGACGTGGAACGACGCGGTGAGGAACTGCTGGCCCTGTTCGATCTCGAACCGTGGCGCAACGAACTGGTGGAGAGCTACAGCCACGGCATGCGGCAGAAGCTCATCATCGCCAGCGCGTTCGTGCATCGCCCCAAGGTCATCGTGGTGGACGAACCCATGGTGGGTCTCGATCCCAAGTCGTCGAAGATCCTCAAGGACCTGTTCCGCGAATACACGCGCCGCGGTCATACGGTGATGATGTCCACCCATACGCTGGAAATCGCCGAAGGCATGTGCGATCGCATCGGCATCATGCAGCGGGGGGAACTCGTGGCCTGCGGGACCATGCACGAGTTGCAACAGGCCTCCGGTCGTGACGATGCGCTCGAAGACATCTTCCTGCGCCTGACCGGTGATGGCGCGGCCCGCGATCTCGTGGACGTGCTCGATGCCTGA
- the cutA gene encoding divalent-cation tolerance protein CutA produces the protein MDSPTLSDNSRGTSQERPVVLALTTWPANGDPGMFAQALLEARLVACVSMLPGMRSLYRWQGRIEENAEILLLLKTTADRVPLLREHMVSHHPYEVPELLVFPAGDGLPAYLDWVRGEVA, from the coding sequence ATGGATTCCCCCACGCTTTCCGACAACAGCCGCGGCACGTCCCAGGAGAGACCGGTCGTCCTGGCCCTCACCACCTGGCCCGCGAACGGCGACCCCGGGATGTTTGCCCAGGCACTGCTGGAGGCCCGTCTGGTGGCCTGTGTCTCGATGCTGCCGGGCATGCGATCGTTGTACCGCTGGCAAGGTCGCATCGAGGAGAACGCGGAAATCCTCCTGCTGCTCAAAACCACGGCCGACCGGGTGCCGTTGCTGCGCGAGCACATGGTATCACACCACCCGTACGAGGTGCCGGAGCTCCTCGTGTTCCCGGCGGGCGACGGCCTCCCCGCCTACCTCGACTGGGTCCGTGGGGAAGTTGCGTAG